A stretch of the Alnus glutinosa chromosome 6, dhAlnGlut1.1, whole genome shotgun sequence genome encodes the following:
- the LOC133870242 gene encoding LOW QUALITY PROTEIN: uncharacterized protein LOC133870242 (The sequence of the model RefSeq protein was modified relative to this genomic sequence to represent the inferred CDS: deleted 1 base in 1 codon): protein MGGEEEWRKNAETHKMSPEEVKAAGVEGSKRPPSHQPGGVLHQRRTFPYSYTTMAIGGLLIAGAIGYFTLYSKKKPEATAGDVAKVAVGAAKPEDTRPRK from the exons atGGGAGGGGAGGAGGAGTGGAGGAAAAATGCAGAAACCCACAAAATGAGTCCGGAGGAAGTAAAAGCCGCCGGAGTGGAGGGCTCCAAAAGGccacccagtcaccaaccaggCGGAGTACTGCACCAGAGGCGCACTTTTCCTTACAGCTATACCACCATGGCCATTGGGGGCCTCCTTATCGCTGGCGCCATCGGATACTTCACCTTATac tcaaaaaaaaaacccgaagcCACCGCCGGAGACGTGGCCAAGGTGGCTGTGGGAGCCGCCAAACCTGAGGACACTCGGCCAAGGAAGTAG
- the LOC133870587 gene encoding uncharacterized protein LOC133870587 — translation MDVIESFLFGKYYEDADVYAGWVDEDKKVVCTTCLKPISGAAFYYGGRELFFHISCLNAPAKDKDLMLHFGQKKHGGMMFTEEVKNEGKEDFVCFGCEKPVFGPGYKCSTSSQCNLALHQSCGDLPPEIQQHPFHSNHTLVLEEWSKKIYCNACGKNCDAYPFYNCNECNFNLDFVCATRPRIINIQDCQHAFNYFYSQIQFTCQACGEEGKELASQCSICQLLIHGECVRFPRTIWITNHDHSLSLTYSLRQVKEHINVFCMLCYEKVKTKYAAYYCQECGYMAHLACAFEYKKSAHLMWLPEKSIDLATNVTEEVEGAEKIQHFSHHHDLILSNKELVEDILCDGKYSHFKFGKYTFTFKDEHQHPLTFVPKTKSYSPCDACGETFNGMALECTQCKFNVHDSHSCVNKITEKITSK, via the exons ATGGACGTCATTGAATCGTTTCTATTCGGTAAATATTATGAGGATGCAGACGTGTACGCAGGATGGGTGGATGAAGATAAGAAAGTTGTTTGTACGACGTGCCTGAAACCGATATCGGGTGCCGCTTTTTATTACGGGGGTAGAGAGCTGTTCTTTCACATATCATGCCTCAATGCACCCGCCAAAGACAAAGACCTTATGTTACACTTCGGCCAGAAGAAGCATGGTGGCATGATGTTCACAGAAGAAGTGAAAAATGAAGGCAAGGAGGACTTTGTTTGCTTCGGGTGCGAGAAGCCAGTATTTGGTCCCGGATACAAATGCTCCACCTCCTCTCAATGCAATTTGGCCCTCCATCAATCATGCGGGGATCTGCCTCCCGAGATACAACAACACCCCTTCCACTCAAACCACACCCTTGTTCTTGAGGAGTGGTCAAAGAAAATATATTGTAATGCTTGCGGTAAAAATTGCGATGCATACCCCTTCTACAATTGCAATGAGTGCAATTTCAATCTTGATTTCGTATGTGCTACCCGCCCGCGAATTATTAATATTCAGGATTGCCAGCATGCATTCAACTACTTCTATAGTCAGATTCAATTCACTTGTCAAGCTTGTGGTGAAGAAGGCAAGGAGTTAGCCTCGCAATGTAGCATCTGTCAACTCTTAATTCACGGCGAATGTGTTCGATTTCCACGAACCATCTGGATTACAAATCATgatcactcactctctctcacctATTCTCTTCGTCAAGTCAAAGAGCACATCAATGTGTTTTGTATGCTCTGCTATGAAAAGGTGAAGACAAAGTATGCAGCCTATTATTGTCAAGAATGTGGTTACATGGCCCACTTGGCCTGTGcatttgaatataaaaaaagtgCACATCTCATGTGGCTGCCTGAGAAATCCATTGATTTAGCAACTAATGTTACAGAAGAGGTTGAAGGGGCTGAGAAGATACAACATTTTAGCCATCACCATGATTTAATTCTTAGCAATAAGGAGCTCGTGGAAGATATACTTTGTGATG GCAAATATTCACACTTTAAGTTTGGAAAGTATACTTTCACATTCAAAGATGAACACCAACACCCTCTCACTTTTGTCCCAAAGACTAAGTCCTATTCTCCGTGTGATGCTTGTGGTGAGACTTTCAATGGCATGGCCCTAGAATGCACTCAATGCAAATTTAATGTCCACGACTCTCATTCGTGTGTCAACAAAATAACGGAGAAAATCACTTCGAAGTGA